CCTTCGTTTCACCGGTGGATCTGTACTTTGTGTAGACCTGCGTCAGACCGCCGAAGAACGACAGCTTTTTCGTCGGCGTTGTCATCGCAACGAAACCGATCCCGATTCCGGGCCTCAGGCTGTATTCGTAATCTTTGAAGTAGTCCCGGAGGGCCTGAAGCTCATAGTAGCTGAAAGTCCTCTCGGTGTGGTTCCATTCCAGTTTCGTGGAAAGACCCATGGTGTCCGTTGTCTTCTCACCGTCCTTCTCGCTGTAGATGGTGTAAAGGTTGTTTTTCCAGTGAAGGACGGGAGTTAAATCCCTGTTGGCGTTGAAGCTGAAGGAAACGTTGGAAGAATCCGAGTTCCCTCTTGCCATGGCCAGACCAAAACCAATGTCTCCCGTCCAGCCTTCATCGGCCCGGAGTGAGATGGAGCCTGCAAAACCTATCAGCAAAAGAATTCCGAAAATGAGTTTCAATGGTTTCATTTAAGGACTCCCTCGAGCATTGATTTCACAGTATTCCCTCCTTTACTCTGAACAAAAGAAAGGATTACAGGAACAAACTTACCAATCATATCCGCATCAAGGTGCAAACTTTTAAAACCGCCTGCTAAACTGGCCAGCTGACCTAGAGAACCGAGATCACCCCTCATCTTTCCGGCCAACCCACCCAGCATACCTCCCAGTCCAGAGCTTTTAGGTGCGGCCTTAATCAGCTGATCGACACCAGGAACGGCAGATGCAACCTGTGAAAATTCATGATCGGACAGCTTATCCTTTACCAGCTCGAAAATCAGGCCGGCTCCACCCTTCGCCTGAGATTCACTTACACCAAGGTTTTGAGACAATAATTGAAGAAGTTCCATTATCATTTTCTCCTTTGTTCTAATCAGGCAGCATGTAATTCAGAGGTACAGTGAGGACACCGGACGGCCTTAATGGGAATATCCGTGCAGCATTTCGGGCATGCCTTCGTCGTGGGTTCGGCAGGAGGTGCTTCTTCCTTCCGTTTCAGGCGATTCATTTGACGCACGACAAGAAAGATAGCGAAGGCTACAATCAGAAAATCCAAAACGGTATTGATGAAGAT
This region of Thermoanaerobaculia bacterium genomic DNA includes:
- a CDS encoding DUF481 domain-containing protein, yielding MKPLKLIFGILLLIGFAGSISLRADEGWTGDIGFGLAMARGNSDSSNVSFSFNANRDLTPVLHWKNNLYTIYSEKDGEKTTDTMGLSTKLEWNHTERTFSYYELQALRDYFKDYEYSLRPGIGIGFVAMTTPTKKLSFFGGLTQVYTKYRSTGETKDFTGLKLGNEFTWKVSETSEFRQKLEIIPEISDMSNYLAKLELGLTANITQSWALTATLLDNYDSEPPDPTLKKNDMNIMVGLSRKF
- a CDS encoding DUF2780 domain-containing protein produces the protein MELLQLLSQNLGVSESQAKGGAGLIFELVKDKLSDHEFSQVASAVPGVDQLIKAAPKSSGLGGMLGGLAGKMRGDLGSLGQLASLAGGFKSLHLDADMIGKFVPVILSFVQSKGGNTVKSMLEGVLK